Sequence from the Paenibacillus riograndensis SBR5 genome:
TCGCATGGGCTAAAGCGACGATGGCTTTCTGTTTTCCTGCCCGTTTCACGATCCGACTGTACATAGCGGAAAGCCGATTATTCTTGGACTTGCTCGCTGCCCAAGCGCACTGGACGAGTACGGCTTTCAGACCTCGGTTCCCGCGTTGGTTCTTTTTACTTTTTTTTTACCGGCGCTCTCATGGTTGGCTGGACACACCCCGACCCAAGAGGCCAGATGAGCTTCACTTGGAAAAGGAGACACGTCGGTACCCAGTTCCGCCACGATGCTCGCCGCGGCATCCGTGCTCACGCCTGGAATGGTATCCAGCAGTTCAATTTCCTTCCTGTATGGTTGCACCAGTTCCTCAATTTCAGCTTCCAACGTCTGCATTTCACTCTCCAGATACTGCAAATGATCCCAATGACGCCGGATCATCTTCCGGTGATGCAGACGTAGTCGGCCGTTCATCGCTTCGACCAGTGAAGGCACCTTCATCTTCAGCCGGGTATGCACCAGCTTGCGGACCTCATGCACCTCCAGCACTTCGCCATTCACAATCGAGTCCAGTAGCGCACGACCGGAAACGCCAAAAAGATCGGAGACATACGTGGTCAGTTTAATGTTGGCATCTTGTAGAATTTTGTGAATCCGGTTCTTTTCTTGCGTCGCGTTTTGCTTAAGCTTGCGCAGATACCGGGTAAGGTCACGCAAATCGCGGATGGGCTCGTCCGGGACAAAGCTTCCCTCAATCAAGCCGCAGCGGTGGAGCTTGGCGATCCACTCGGCATCCTTGACGTCGGTCTTCTTCCCGGGCATATTGCGGATGCGTTGCGGGTTGGCCAGCGTGATCGTACAGGTGCTTTCTAG
This genomic interval carries:
- a CDS encoding IS110 family RNA-guided transposase yields the protein MDAIRERCAGLDIHQETVVVCLLSGPLEKKPKSVIETFGTTTRELLRLQEWLEQQGCTEIAMESTGVFWKPVWNILESTCTITLANPQRIRNMPGKKTDVKDAEWIAKLHRCGLIEGSFVPDEPIRDLRDLTRYLRKLKQNATQEKNRIHKILQDANIKLTTYVSDLFGVSGRALLDSIVNGEVLEVHEVRKLVHTRLKMKVPSLVEAMNGRLRLHHRKMIRRHWDHLQYLESEMQTLEAEIEELVQPYRKEIELLDTIPGVSTDAAASIVAELGTDVSPFPSEAHLASWVGVCPANHESAGKKKVKRTNAGTEV